Within the Dechloromonas denitrificans genome, the region GCTCGGTCACCCTGTTCCTGATGCTGGCGATCTTCATCGCCGGCGTCATCGCCTTCCTGACCCTGGGTCGTGCCGAGGACCCCGCCTTTACCATCAAGCAGATGACCGTGATCACCGCCTGGCCCGGCGCGACAGCCAAGGAGATGGAAGAACTGGTCGCCGAACCGCTGGAAAAGCGCATGCAGGAACTGCGCTGGTATGACCGGACCGAGACCTTTACGCGGCCGGGGCTGGCTTTCTCCACGGTAGTCCTGCTCGACAGTACGCCGCCGGCCGACGTCCCCGACCAGTTCTATCAGGCGCGCAAGAAACTCGGCGACGAGGCGCTCAAACTACCGCGTGGCGTCATCGGCCCGATGGTGAATGACGAATATGCCGACGTGACCTTTGCGCTCTATGCCTTGAAAGCCAAGGGCGAGCCGCATCGGCACCTGGTGCGCGATGCGGAAACCATGCGTCAGCGTCTGCTGCACGTACCCGGGGTCAAGAAGGTGAACATCATCGGCGAGCAGGCCGAACGGATTTTCGTCGAGTTCTCGCATGACCGCCTGGCGACGCTGGGCGTCTCCCCGCGCGACCTCTTCGCCGCACTCAACAGCCGCAATGTCATGACGCCGGCCGGCTCGATCGAAGCCAAGGGCCCACAGGTCTTCATCCGCCTCGAAGGCGCCATCGACGATCTGGAGACGATCCGTAATACGCCGGTCGCGGCGCGCGGCCGGACGCTGAAGCTCGGCGACATCGCCGAGGTCAAGCGCGGCTACGAAGACCCGGCCACCTTCCTGATCCGGAACAACGGCGAACCGACCCTGCTGCTCGGCGTGGTCATGCGCGAGGGTTGGAATGGCCTCAATCTGGGCAAGGCGCTGGAGGCGGAAGCGGCGACGATCAACGCCGAAATGCCACTCGGCATGAACCTCTCCAAGGTGACGGACCAGTCTGTGAATATCCAGTCGGCGGTTGGCGAATTCATGGTCAAGTTCCTGGTCGCCCTCGGCGTGGTGATCCTGGTCGGCTTTCTCAGCATGGGCTGGCGCGCCGGCGTCGTGGTTGCGGCTGCAGTGCCGCTGACCCTGGCCGCCGTCTTCATCATCATGGCGGCGACCGGCAAGAATTTCGACCGCATCACGCTGGGTTCCTTGATCCTGGCGCTGGGGCTGCTGGTCGACGACGCGATCATCGCCATCGAGATGATGGTCGTGAAGATGGAGGAAGGCTACGACCGCATCCGTGCCGCAGCCTATGCCTGGAGCCACACCGCCGCGCCGATGCTGGCCGGCACCCTAGTGACGGCGATCGGCTTCATGCCCAACGGCTTCGCCAAGTCGACCGCCGGCGAGTACACCAGCAACATGTTCTGGATCGTCGGCACGGCCTTGATCGCCTCGTGGATCGTAGCCGTCGTGTTCACGCCCTACCTCGGGGTCAAGCTGCTGCCAAACTACGAGAAGCATGCGGGTGGGCACGGAGCCATCTACGGCACGCCGAATTACGAGCGCTTCCGCCGGCTGCTGGTCTGGGTGATCCGGCACAAATGGCTGGTCGCGGCGAGCGTGATTGGCGCCTTCGTTATCGCGATTCTCGGCATGGGCGTGGTCAACAAGCAGTTCTTCCCGACCTCGGACCGGCCGGAAGTGCTGGTCGAGGTGCAGATGCCGTATGGCACCTCAATCGCGCAAACCAGCGCCGCGACAGCCAAGGTCGAAGCCTGGCTGGCAGAACAGCCAGAGGCCAGGGTCGTGACGTCCTACATCGGCCAGGGCGCGCCCCGCTTTTTCCTGGCGATGTCACCTGAATTGCCCGATCCGTCGTTCGCCAAGGTCGTGGTCCTGACGGGCGATAACAAGGAACGCGAAGCCCTCAAGTTCAGATTGCGCCAGGCGGCAGCCGACGGCTTGGCGCCCGAGGCGCGGGTGCGCGTGACCCAGATCGTCTTCGGACCCCCGTCGCCGTTTCCCGTGGCCTACCGTGTCATGGGGCCGGACCCCGACAAGCTGCGCGACATCGCGACAGAGGTGCGTGGCGTCATGCAGGCCTCCGCCCAGATGCGGACGGTCAACACCGACTGGGGCGAGCGCGTGCCCGCACTGCACTTTTCGCTCGACCAGGATCGCCTGCAGAGCATCGGCCTGACGTCTGCCGATGTGGCGCAGCAGCTGCAGTTCCTGTTGAGTGGCATCCCGATTACGGAAGTGCGCGAGGACATCCGTTCGGTGCAGGTCACGGCCAGATCGGGCGGCAACACACGGCTCGATCCGGGCAGGATTGGCGACTTCACCCTGGTCGGTGCGGCCGGTCAAAAGATTCCGCTGTCACAGGTCGGCAAGGTTGATGTCCGCATGGAAGATCCCATCCTGCGCCGCCGCGATCGCACCCCAACCATCACCGTGCGTGGCGATATCGCCGAGGGCTTGCAGCCGCCGGACGTCTCCAGCGCCGTGTGGCAGGAACTGCAGCCGATCATTGCCAAACTGCCGGCTGGTTACCGGATCGAAATGGCTGGCGCCATCGAGGAGTCGGGCAAGGCCAATCGGGCCCTGGCGCCGGTCTTCCCGATCATGATCGCGCTGACCCTGATCACCATCATCTTCCAGGTGCGTTCGATCGCCGCGATGATGATGGTATTCGCCACCGCACCGCTCGGCTTGATCGGCGTCGTGCCGACGCTGTTGCTGTTCGGGCAGCCGTTCGGCATCAATGCACTGGTCGGTCTGATCGCCCTGTCCGGCATCCTGATGCGCAACACGCTGATCCTGATCGGGCAGATCCGCGACAACATCGCGGATGGATTGGCGCCCTTCAACGCCGTCGTCGAGGCCACTGTGCAGCGCGCCCGTCCGGTCATCCTGACCGCACTCGCCGCCATGCTGGCATTCATTCCGCTGACCCATTCGGTGTTCTGGGGCACGCTGGCCTATACGCTCATCGGCGGCACCTTCGCCGGGACGATTCTGACCCTGGTTTTCCTGCCAGCCTTGTACGCGATCTGGTTCAAGATCAGGCCAACGGCGGGAGACGGGAAGGCCGTTCCTGCGATGGAGCCGGAGCCAGTCGCGGCCTAACACAAGAAATCGGTACGCCGGCCCCGCTGCGGATTGCCGGCGTACCGCCCTTTTTCTAGGTTCAGCGCTACTCCCTGAGTATGGCCTGGCATATCAGCGCTTTGCTTCGTGGAGTTCGCGGAGCTTAGACTTTTGACGTCTGCTTTGAACCGAGCCGAGTATGGAGGCTGCTGCTCACCAAGCCTTGACACTGACCGGCAGGTATCCAGCCAATTGCTGACCGCCACAGACTAACTTCTGAATGGCGGCATTGGCAGATAACCAGTCACCAACCATCCAGCCCCCTCCCCGCTTCAGATCGCACAACCATTAATGTCACAGACCGGCGCATCACCCGTACTCCCGCCCCCCGGCACCCGAACCTGGCTGCGCAACCAGTCCTGAAAGGCTTGCGGCTGGCCCAGATAGCTCCCGATATCGATGCCCTGCAAAACACCATCGGTTTCGAGTACAAAGCTGGGAAAGCCGCGGGCGCCGACCTCGGCCATCAAATGCCGGGTTTCCTCGATATGGCGCTGGACGGTGGCGCCGGATTGTTGCGCGAACGCTGCGACAAAGGCCTGCGTGTCGAGGCCGAGTTCGGCGGCGACTTCGCTCAGGGTGGCTGGCTCGGCAATCCGGCGGCCTTCGACGTAATGCGCGATCTGCAGTTGCGCCAGCATGTCCAGCCCGCGCCCGGCGATCGCTTCGGCGGCCAGGATGGCCGCCGTGGGCGGTTCGGAATCGAGCACGACGCCGCTGGCGTGTAGCAGACCGTCGGCGTAGGCCGGCCCGAAGGGCTGGCCGGTCAGTTGCGCGATGCGCGCGTCGTGCTGCTTGACGTAGGCGCGCAGTTGCGGCGTCACGCTCTGGCGGTTGGCACCGGTCATCATGCCGCCGCCGTGCGCCTGAACGGCGAGAATTTCGCGCGCCGCCCTGACCAGCGGCGCGGCGCCGTAGCACCAGCCGCAGAGCGGGTCGTAGATGTAATGCAGGGTGCTCATGTTCGGGACTCCAAATCAATCAATGGGTTTTGCGGGGTAAAGGCCGGTTTGCCTGGCCCGCACTGCCCGTCGGGGCGATGCGGGCCAGGCGGGGCCGATTACCACTTCATTTCGCCCTTGTTCACCTTGGCGCCGATCTCCAGCGCGAGACCCTCGCCGACTTGCGGGTAGGCTTTCTTCATTGCTTCGATCAGCTCGGCACCGGTCTTCGCCTTGGCCGCTTCTACCTCAAAGCGCTGCAGGTATTCGCGGGTATAGCGGATATTGCTGGTATCCAGCACCGTGCCGGCAGTCATGTGGCCGGGCACGACCGTCACCGGTTTGAGTGCCTCGATTTCATCGAGTTGGACAATCCAGGCCTGGCGTTCGCTCGCTTTCTGGGTGTCAGCGGTCCACACATGCAAATTGCCGAAAATGGCGATGTTGCCGGCGATGGTCCGGATCGACGGAATCCACACATAGGGGCGATGCGCGAGTTCGCCGCCGGTGTCGCGCACTTCGATGCTTTCGCCATCAACGCTCAGCGTGTTGCCTTGCAGCAGGTCCGGGACGATCGGCTTCTGCGGTGCGTTGGCGCCCATCTTCGGGCCCCAGAAGGCGAGCTTGCCGGCCAGCTTGGCCTCGATCTTGGCGCGCACGGCCGGGGTGGTCAGCACCTGCGCCTGCGGGAAAATGCCTTTCAGCACTTCGGCGCCGAAGTAGAAATCGGGGTCGGCATTGCTGATGAAGATCGTCTTCAGCGTCTTGCCGCTATCGAGCACATTGGCGGCAATGCGCAGCGCATCGGCGCGGGTGAAGCCGCTGTCGATCACGACCGCTTCGCGCTTGCCGCTGACCACCACGGCATTGACGTGAAAGCTGTTGGCGTCGGCGTTATAGGTCGTGATGCTGAGCGGCGCGGCGACTTCGGCACGGGCGCCGCTCGCGGCAACAACGCCGAGCGTGATCAGGGCGGGGAAAACGAAGCGGCCAAGTTGGCGGGTATAGGACATGTTGGTCTCCTTGAATGAATAAGCAAGCGGTGCGGAACGAACTTTAAGTTTTGCAAAATGATTGATAAAGTCCGTATCGGTTGATTGTTTATTGCATGGATCGATGAAATGGATCGCCTGACCGCAGTACGTGTCTTTGTCGAAGTCGCCGATCGGGGCAGCCTGACGCAGACGGCCGAGCATCTGGAAATGTCGGCCGCCATGGTCAGCCGCTATCTCGCCGCCGTCGAGGACTGGTTCGAGGCCCGCTTGCTGCATCGGACGACGCGCAAGGTCAGCCTGACCGATGCCGGTCTGGCGGCGCTGCCCGCCTGCCGGCAAATGCTCGACATCGCCGAGGAGGCTCGCCACATCGCGGCCGAACGCAGCCGTGAGCCAGCCGGGGTCCTCCGGGTTACAACTTCCAGCTCTTTTGCCGACGCTCAACTTACGGCTGCACTGATCGACTTTCAGCAGCACTACCCGCAGGTCGAAATCGTGCTGTCGGTGGGTGACAAGCCGACCGATCTGGTCGCCGAGCGGGTCGATCTGGCGGTGCGCATCACCAACACACTGGATCCGACAATGATTACGCGCCCCCTGGCGCGCTGTCGCTCGATGCTCTGTGCCTCACCCGACTATCTGCAACGCCACGGCCTGCCGCTTACCGCCGACGACTTGCGCCAGCACCGCTGCATCGCGCACGCCTTCGGTATTGGCAAGCAATACCGACTGACGCGGAGTGGCGAGACGATTACCGTACCGGTCAATTGGAGCTTCCACACCAACGAGACTGCCGTCTTACGACGGGCGGTGCTATCCGGCGCGGGTATTGGCATGCTGCCGACTTACTATTTGGGTGACGACCTGCGTGCCGGGCGCCTGGTGCACCTGCTGCCGGATCATGAGCCAGACGTGCTGGGAATTCATGCCATTTATCTCTCGCGTCGGCATCAACCGCTCGCCCTGCGCCTGCTGGTGGATTTTCTTGCTGCCCGCTTTGCCGGCGAACCGGCACCGTGGGATCTGGCGCTCAACGTGCAAACACAGGCCTGAATTGAAGGAGAACGACTTGACCTTTTTGCACCAGCCCCTTGCACTGATAGGCTAGGGCTGGTGTCAAACAGCTGCTTGATGATCGGCAAGCCGTCCGACTAAACGGCGAAGCGGCTGACCGTGCTTTGCATGCCGGTTGCCGTTTCGAGCAATTTCTGGGCGCCGAGCAAGGCTTCGCCGGCCACCGAATTGTTTTCATCCGACAGTCCGGAAATCTTTTCGACATGGGCGCGGATATTCTCGGTCGCCGTGCCCTGCTCCTGAAGCGCTCCGGAAATGCTCGCCACCACGGCGACCACCCTGGCCGCGCTGTCGCGGATGTGCTGGATCGCCACGCCGGCTTCGTTGGCCAGCGCCACACCCTTGTCCACCTGGGTCACGCCG harbors:
- a CDS encoding efflux RND transporter permease subunit → MSSFNLSALAVRERSVTLFLMLAIFIAGVIAFLTLGRAEDPAFTIKQMTVITAWPGATAKEMEELVAEPLEKRMQELRWYDRTETFTRPGLAFSTVVLLDSTPPADVPDQFYQARKKLGDEALKLPRGVIGPMVNDEYADVTFALYALKAKGEPHRHLVRDAETMRQRLLHVPGVKKVNIIGEQAERIFVEFSHDRLATLGVSPRDLFAALNSRNVMTPAGSIEAKGPQVFIRLEGAIDDLETIRNTPVAARGRTLKLGDIAEVKRGYEDPATFLIRNNGEPTLLLGVVMREGWNGLNLGKALEAEAATINAEMPLGMNLSKVTDQSVNIQSAVGEFMVKFLVALGVVILVGFLSMGWRAGVVVAAAVPLTLAAVFIIMAATGKNFDRITLGSLILALGLLVDDAIIAIEMMVVKMEEGYDRIRAAAYAWSHTAAPMLAGTLVTAIGFMPNGFAKSTAGEYTSNMFWIVGTALIASWIVAVVFTPYLGVKLLPNYEKHAGGHGAIYGTPNYERFRRLLVWVIRHKWLVAASVIGAFVIAILGMGVVNKQFFPTSDRPEVLVEVQMPYGTSIAQTSAATAKVEAWLAEQPEARVVTSYIGQGAPRFFLAMSPELPDPSFAKVVVLTGDNKEREALKFRLRQAAADGLAPEARVRVTQIVFGPPSPFPVAYRVMGPDPDKLRDIATEVRGVMQASAQMRTVNTDWGERVPALHFSLDQDRLQSIGLTSADVAQQLQFLLSGIPITEVREDIRSVQVTARSGGNTRLDPGRIGDFTLVGAAGQKIPLSQVGKVDVRMEDPILRRRDRTPTITVRGDIAEGLQPPDVSSAVWQELQPIIAKLPAGYRIEMAGAIEESGKANRALAPVFPIMIALTLITIIFQVRSIAAMMMVFATAPLGLIGVVPTLLLFGQPFGINALVGLIALSGILMRNTLILIGQIRDNIADGLAPFNAVVEATVQRARPVILTALAAMLAFIPLTHSVFWGTLAYTLIGGTFAGTILTLVFLPALYAIWFKIRPTAGDGKAVPAMEPEPVAA
- a CDS encoding MBL fold metallo-hydrolase gives rise to the protein MSYTRQLGRFVFPALITLGVVAASGARAEVAAPLSITTYNADANSFHVNAVVVSGKREAVVIDSGFTRADALRIAANVLDSGKTLKTIFISNADPDFYFGAEVLKGIFPQAQVLTTPAVRAKIEAKLAGKLAFWGPKMGANAPQKPIVPDLLQGNTLSVDGESIEVRDTGGELAHRPYVWIPSIRTIAGNIAIFGNLHVWTADTQKASERQAWIVQLDEIEALKPVTVVPGHMTAGTVLDTSNIRYTREYLQRFEVEAAKAKTGAELIEAMKKAYPQVGEGLALEIGAKVNKGEMKW
- a CDS encoding DsbA family protein, whose product is MSTLHYIYDPLCGWCYGAAPLVRAAREILAVQAHGGGMMTGANRQSVTPQLRAYVKQHDARIAQLTGQPFGPAYADGLLHASGVVLDSEPPTAAILAAEAIAGRGLDMLAQLQIAHYVEGRRIAEPATLSEVAAELGLDTQAFVAAFAQQSGATVQRHIEETRHLMAEVGARGFPSFVLETDGVLQGIDIGSYLGQPQAFQDWLRSQVRVPGGGSTGDAPVCDINGCAI
- a CDS encoding LysR family transcriptional regulator gives rise to the protein MDRLTAVRVFVEVADRGSLTQTAEHLEMSAAMVSRYLAAVEDWFEARLLHRTTRKVSLTDAGLAALPACRQMLDIAEEARHIAAERSREPAGVLRVTTSSSFADAQLTAALIDFQQHYPQVEIVLSVGDKPTDLVAERVDLAVRITNTLDPTMITRPLARCRSMLCASPDYLQRHGLPLTADDLRQHRCIAHAFGIGKQYRLTRSGETITVPVNWSFHTNETAVLRRAVLSGAGIGMLPTYYLGDDLRAGRLVHLLPDHEPDVLGIHAIYLSRRHQPLALRLLVDFLAARFAGEPAPWDLALNVQTQA